In one Nitrospinota bacterium genomic region, the following are encoded:
- a CDS encoding glutamate synthase subunit beta encodes MGKIRGFLEYERKTHQYLPVTERVRNYNEFSVLMSDDETRTQGARCMDCGVPFCHFGCPLSNIIPDFNDHVYNGRWQYALKTLMSTNNFPEITGRICPAPCESGCVLGIIKPMVAIKSIELAIIERGYRHGYFTPKPPVSRTGRKVAVIGSGPSGLAAADQLNKAGHTVTVYERSDRIGGLLRYGIPDFKLEKKVLQRRLEVMEAEGVTFIPGVNVGVTMPVSAIQQGSDAIVLACGSTIPRDLPIPGRDAKGVHFAMDFLTQNNKRVAGDKIAHKDEITVKGKHVVVIGGGDTGSDCVGTSIRQGAASVTQIELLPKPPVGRTEETAWPAHPGPKMFSTSSSQAEGCERDFSVQSKEFLKDAKGHVSGIRLARLEWEDVAKFKYSEIAGSEYVLKADAVFLAMGFLHTDPKGLVEQLGVEKDPRGNIKTGADYKTTVDGVYSAGDARRGQSLVVWAISEGRECAREVDKYLRGGASWLESKDHSYCEKV; translated from the coding sequence ATGGGAAAGATCAGGGGTTTTTTAGAGTACGAACGCAAGACCCATCAATATCTGCCCGTGACGGAACGGGTGCGCAATTATAACGAGTTCTCGGTGTTGATGTCCGACGACGAGACCCGCACCCAGGGGGCGCGCTGCATGGACTGCGGCGTGCCGTTCTGCCATTTCGGGTGCCCGTTGTCCAACATCATCCCGGACTTCAACGACCACGTTTACAACGGCCGCTGGCAGTATGCCCTCAAGACGTTGATGTCCACCAACAACTTCCCGGAGATCACCGGCAGGATATGCCCCGCCCCGTGCGAGTCCGGCTGCGTGCTGGGGATCATAAAGCCGATGGTGGCCATAAAGAGCATCGAGCTTGCCATCATCGAGCGCGGGTACCGGCACGGATATTTCACGCCAAAGCCTCCGGTGAGCCGCACGGGCAGGAAGGTTGCGGTGATAGGCTCCGGCCCGTCCGGGCTCGCGGCGGCCGACCAGCTTAACAAGGCTGGCCACACGGTGACGGTATATGAACGGTCCGACAGGATCGGGGGCCTTCTGCGATACGGCATCCCCGATTTCAAGCTGGAAAAGAAAGTGCTCCAGCGCAGGCTGGAGGTGATGGAAGCCGAAGGGGTGACCTTCATTCCGGGGGTGAACGTGGGGGTCACCATGCCGGTGTCCGCCATCCAGCAGGGGAGCGACGCCATAGTGCTTGCGTGCGGATCAACAATACCGCGCGACCTGCCCATCCCCGGCCGCGACGCGAAGGGGGTCCATTTCGCCATGGACTTTCTCACCCAGAACAACAAACGGGTGGCGGGGGACAAGATCGCCCACAAGGACGAGATCACCGTCAAGGGCAAGCATGTGGTGGTCATCGGGGGGGGGGACACCGGGTCTGACTGCGTTGGCACATCCATCCGGCAGGGCGCCGCGTCTGTGACGCAGATAGAGCTCCTTCCCAAGCCCCCGGTGGGGCGCACGGAGGAGACGGCGTGGCCGGCTCATCCGGGGCCGAAGATGTTCTCCACCTCGTCTTCCCAGGCGGAAGGGTGCGAGAGGGACTTCTCCGTGCAGTCCAAGGAATTTTTAAAGGACGCCAAGGGGCATGTGAGCGGTATCCGGCTTGCCCGGCTGGAATGGGAAGACGTGGCCAAGTTCAAGTACAGCGAGATCGCCGGCTCGGAGTATGTGCTCAAGGCGGACGCGGTGTTTCTGGCGATGGGATTCCTTCACACCGATCCCAAGGGGCTCGTCGAGCAGCTTGGGGTGGAAAAAGACCCGCGCGGGAACATCAAGACCGGAGCCGATTACAAGACCACCGTGGACGGAGTGTACAGCGCGGGAGACGCCCGGCGCGGCCAGTCGCTGGTGGTGTGGGCGATTTCCGAAGGGCGCGAATGCGCCCGCGAGGTGGACAAATATTTGCGCGGGGGCGCCTCGTGGCTCGAATCGAAGGATCATTCCTACTGCGAAAAGGTTTAG